From a single Pelodiscus sinensis isolate JC-2024 chromosome 4, ASM4963464v1, whole genome shotgun sequence genomic region:
- the CTSD gene encoding cathepsin D has protein sequence MEPRASALLLALLLGSCSALIRIPLTKFPSVRRILNEAGSEIPDLNAMGELLKYKLGVPGVGEPTPETLKNYMDAQYYGEIGIGTPPQKFTVVFDTGSSNLWVPSVHCHLLDIACLIHHKYNSDKSSTYQKNGTDFAIHYGTGSLSGFLSQDTVAIGDLVVKDQVFGEATKQPGITFIAAKFDGIMGMAFPKISVDKVTPFFDNVILQKLIEKNIFSFYLNRDPQAQPGGELLLGGTDPKYYTGNLEWVNVTRKAYWQVHMDEVDVANSLTLCKGGCEAIVDTGTSLITGPTEEVKALQAAIGAKPLIKGQYVIPCDKVPSLPVVSLVLGGKPYALTGEQYVFKITVQGQTICMSGFSALDIPPPGGPLWILGDVFIGPYYTVFDRDNDSVGFAKCV, from the exons ATGGAACCACGCGCCTccgccctgctcctggccctcctcctggGCTCCTGCTCGGCGCTGATCAG AATCCCACTGACCAAGTTCCCCTCAGTTCGCCGCATCCTAAATGAAGCTGGGAGCGAAATCCCCGATCTGAATGCCATGGGCGAACTCCTGAAATACAAGCTGGGCGTTCCTGGCGTAGGGGAGCCCACTCCGGAAACCCTAAAGAACTACATGGAT gcGCAGTACTACGGCGAGATTGGCATTGGGACCCCACCGCAAAAGTTCACCGTGGTCTTTGACACTGGCTCATCCAACCTCTGGGTGCCCTCTGTTCATTGCCACCTCCTGGACATCGCATGCT TGATACATCACAAATACAACTCAGACAAATCCAGTACGTACCAGAAGAATGGCACCGATTTCGCCATCCATTATGGAACCGGGAGCCTATCAGGATTCCTCAGCCAGGATACTGTGGCG ATTGGTGACTTGGTTGTCAAGGACCAGGTCTTTGGTGAAGCAACTAAGCAGCCTGGCATCACCTTCATCGCAGCCAAGTTTGACGGGATCATGGGCATGGCCTTCCCGAAGATCTCTGTGGACAAAGTCACACCCTTCTTTGATAATGTCATACTgcagaagctgatagagaagaacATCTTTTCCTTCTACCTCAACAG GGACCCACAAGCTCAGCCCGGAGGAGAGCTGCTTCTGGGGGGCACTGACCCCAAGTATTATACCGGAAACTTAGAGTGGGTGAATGTCACACGCAAGGCATACTGGCAGGTCCACATGGATGA AGTGGATGTTGCCAACAGCCTGACCCTGTGCAAAGGGGGCTGTGAAGCCATTGTGGACACGGGAACTTCACTTATTACTGGGCCAACGGAGGAGGTGAAggcgctgcaggctgccattgggGCTAAACCACTCATCAAAGGACAG TACGTGATCCCCTGCGATAAAGTGCCGTCCCTGCCCGTCGTCTCTCTCGTGCTCGGCGGGAAGCCCTACGCGCTCACCGGAGAACAGTATGTCTTCAAG ATTACTGTCCAGGGACAGACCATCTGCATGAGTGGCTTTTCAGCCCTGGACATCCCACCTCCTGGGGGCCCGCTGTGGATCCTGGGAGATGTGTTCATTGGCCCCTACTACACT